TTTCACCCGCATGTTCTTGCAGCCAAGCATCATCTGCCCATACTGGTTTTGACGAaccttcctttatcttttgaGGCTTAGCAATATTTACTCTTATTGTCCGTCCAAATAACTCTGAATCATTCTGTCAAtcaatattgataaattttgatataatctATCAatcttgtattattaaatcaatatgTTATCAATAAGCCATTTAGAAAATGTAATGACATTTACAATGTATGttcacaaatttatttttcattgtacTCAAAGGATATCATactatatatgaaatattacaatttattataatttataaatataccaTATTATCTATTGCTGCTGCTGCATCTTCAGCAGTTTCAAACTCAATAAATGCGAATCCCCTATGTTTCTCAGATTCATAATCTAATGGTATTTGCACATCAATTATTTCTCCAAATGGTATAAATGCAGCATGCAGTACTTTTTCATCTACTTCTTCTGCTAAACCACCTATGTAAGATAACAAcgtacttatataaatatagtcaACAATCATAAACTCATTTTGATTACAAATTTCCAAGGAGGTTAGTCAAGttgttatcatatatatttatcattttatccattatcattaaatttatatgtttaaCAATCATTCTCATACCTACGTAGATAGTTCTCTTTGTATTGCTACTCATGCTTTGTGCTCTCGCATatgtttttcaatttttatatacacgaGACTTAACCAAACAAATACGTCTCGACACCGGTTTTATTATTGACTGAAGAACAACGGTTGTCAGCGACATCATCGCCATTATCTCAGAATCGGAATGAAAGGGGATTAATGTCAAAGTACTTAAAAAGAACcacgttatattatataaggtCAATTTGTCACGTTAATATTCACAATTGATGGATATTTAAACGTTGACGTAGCCCTACGGCTTTGTTAGAATCGCGTAAAAgaatcatttataaaagatcattttattatcatatcatAAGGATTCAAacataacaaattattaaatagttgtttatttgaatttagAGGTAAGTGACATTGAtagtaatttaaatatatagattttataatatattttattatatgtcagtttataaataatttagaataattatttgttagaATATGCCGATATTGCTCTTACAagtattcttttattacatGTACCTTTGCaagttttttattatattatcaacaGATCGAAATGCCTGTTATTATCATGCAGTCGTTAAAAGAAGGAGTAAAGTTGCATGCAAATATTGCTAGCCGTGGATTACATTTATTAAGAGATCTGGCTTATATTGACGGCAAGTGGTTAGGAGCAAACAGTTGTCAGACGTTTCCTGTTCAAAATCCAGTTGATAAATCTGTCATTAAAAATGTTCCTGATATGAATGCAGAAGATACTCGAATAGCTATTAATGCAGCATCTAAGGCATTTGAAACATTCAAATCTACAACagcaaaagagagaagcgATTTATTAAGAAACTGGTATAATCTTATGGTTAAACATTCAGAAGATTTAGCTAAAATTTTGACTAAAGAAAATGGTAAATCATTGGCAGAATCTAGAGGAGAAATTAAATATGGAAATTCTTTTATCGAATGGTTTTCTGAAGAAGCAAGACGCATTAATGGAGAAGTTCTTCAAACTCCAGTACGTAACAgagaattacttttattaagaCAACCGGTTGGAGTATCTGCTTTAATTACACCATGGAATTTTCCTCATGCAATGATTACCCGAAAAGCTGGTGCTGCTTTTGCTGCTGGATGTACTTGTGTTGTTAAACCATCCGAGGATACACCACTTACTGCACTAGCATTAGCTGATCTTGCAGAAAAAGCAGGTTTTCCTGCTGGTACTTTTAATGTAGTTACAACAAGTATAAAAAATTCTGCAGCAGTTGGCAAGGAACTTTGTGATAATCCTGCAATAAGAGTTGTTTCATTTACTGGGTCTACGGGTGttggaaaaattttatatcaacaGTGTGCAGGAACC
The genomic region above belongs to Vespa crabro chromosome 2, iyVesCrab1.2, whole genome shotgun sequence and contains:
- the LOC124432926 gene encoding succinate-semialdehyde dehydrogenase [NADP(+)] GabD yields the protein MPVIIMQSLKEGVKLHANIASRGLHLLRDLAYIDGKWLGANSCQTFPVQNPVDKSVIKNVPDMNAEDTRIAINAASKAFETFKSTTAKERSDLLRNWYNLMVKHSEDLAKILTKENGKSLAESRGEIKYGNSFIEWFSEEARRINGEVLQTPVRNRELLLLRQPVGVSALITPWNFPHAMITRKAGAAFAAGCTCVVKPSEDTPLTALALADLAEKAGFPAGTFNVVTTSIKNSAAVGKELCDNPAIRVVSFTGSTGVGKILYQQCAGTMKRLSLELGGNAPYIVFNSADLDAAVAGAMASKFRNTGQTCVSANRFFVQAEIFDKFIEKYLVKIKSEIKMGDGSKEGITHGPLIKDSQLKMVDDLVQDAVCKGAKVHCGGKPLPELGPLFYAPTLLTDVTKDMKIYNKEIFGPVAVINKFHNEEDVLKKANDTPVGLAGYFYSQDISQVFRVARKMEVGMVGVNEGLISCAEAAFGGVKESGLGREGSSHGIDDFTDIKYVCIGNLRN